One stretch of bacterium DNA includes these proteins:
- a CDS encoding PorV/PorQ family protein yields the protein MRNRLFLYALPALVLAAAPALAINRVATTAAPFLGIGLGGRAQGMGGAGTASVADASCLYWNPAGAARLERSEAMFVKTDWLVETDLSYLAVVTPLGESMALGLSVTYLDYGDEEVTTLLQQDGTGEFYEASDLAMGLTLAMRITDRFSFGATAKVIQQKIWHMNASSVAFDVGTIYRTGFRDMLLGMTIQHAGLDMEMSGTDLLLGHDMNNTQNGDNPAVPVNLDVYDWPLPITFRIGAELPLVERPDHALLLAADAVHGVDRASESISLGTEYSFRRTFHLRGGWRDLFLKDAEGGLALGAGITYPLGGGSHLQVDAAWEDYGRLDSVVRYSLAFTW from the coding sequence GTGCGCAACCGACTCTTCCTTTACGCGCTGCCGGCCCTGGTGTTGGCGGCCGCCCCGGCCCTGGCCATCAACCGGGTGGCCACCACCGCCGCCCCCTTTCTCGGCATCGGGCTGGGCGGCCGGGCCCAGGGCATGGGCGGGGCGGGCACGGCCTCCGTCGCCGACGCCTCCTGCCTTTACTGGAATCCGGCCGGCGCCGCCCGCCTGGAGCGGTCCGAGGCCATGTTCGTCAAGACGGACTGGCTGGTGGAGACGGACCTGAGCTACCTGGCGGTGGTCACGCCCCTGGGCGAATCCATGGCCCTGGGCCTGTCCGTCACCTACCTGGACTACGGCGACGAGGAGGTGACCACCCTGCTCCAGCAGGACGGCACGGGCGAGTTTTACGAGGCGAGCGACCTGGCCATGGGCCTGACCCTGGCCATGCGCATCACCGACCGCTTCTCCTTCGGCGCCACGGCCAAGGTGATCCAGCAGAAGATCTGGCACATGAACGCCAGCAGCGTCGCCTTCGACGTGGGCACCATCTACCGGACGGGCTTCCGGGACATGCTGCTGGGCATGACCATCCAGCACGCCGGGCTGGACATGGAGATGTCCGGCACCGACCTGCTCCTGGGCCACGACATGAACAACACCCAGAACGGGGACAACCCGGCCGTGCCCGTCAACTTGGATGTCTACGATTGGCCCCTGCCCATCACCTTCCGCATCGGGGCCGAGCTGCCCCTCGTCGAGCGTCCCGACCACGCCCTCCTGCTGGCGGCCGACGCCGTGCACGGGGTGGACCGGGCGAGCGAATCCATCTCCCTGGGCACCGAATATTCCTTCCGCCGCACCTTCCACCTGCGCGGCGGCTGGCGGGACCTCTTCCTCAAGGATGCGGAAGGAGGGCTTGCCCTGGGAGCCGGCATCACTTATCCTTTGGGCGGGGGAAGCCACCTCCAGGTGGACGCCGCCTGGGAGGACTACGGCCGGCTGGATTCCGTGGTGCGGTACAGCCTGGCCTTCACCTGGTAA